The following proteins come from a genomic window of Banduia mediterranea:
- a CDS encoding superoxide dismutase encodes MALTLPELPYPRDALAPHMSAETLDFHYGKHHKKYLDTANEIIPGTEYESMALEDIIMKSSGKLFNQVAQVWNHSFFWNCLTPNSGEPGKALADALIQNFGGIEDFKKKFSDVAAGTFGSGWAWLVKNSDGSLEIMSTANAGTPMTEGKTALLTCDVWEHAYYIDYRNARPTYLEHFWALVNWDFVEQNLG; translated from the coding sequence ATGGCCCTGACGTTGCCCGAGCTGCCGTACCCCCGCGATGCACTCGCGCCACATATGTCGGCCGAGACGCTCGACTTTCACTACGGCAAGCATCACAAGAAATATCTCGATACTGCCAATGAGATCATTCCTGGTACCGAATACGAAAGCATGGCGCTGGAAGACATCATCATGAAGTCGTCCGGCAAGCTGTTCAACCAGGTTGCTCAGGTCTGGAATCACTCGTTTTTCTGGAACTGCCTGACGCCGAATTCCGGTGAGCCGGGCAAGGCGCTGGCCGACGCGCTGATCCAGAATTTCGGCGGTATCGAAGACTTCAAGAAAAAGTTTTCCGACGTGGCCGCCGGTACCTTCGGCTCGGGCTGGGCCTGGCTGGTCAAGAACAGCGACGGTTCGCTCGAAATCATGAGCACCGCCAATGCCGGCACACCGATGACCGAGGGCAAGACCGCGCTGCTGACCTGCGATGTCTGGGAACACGCCTACTACATTGACTATCGCAACGCGCGCCCGACCTATCTGGAGCACTTCTGGGCGCTGGTGAACTGGGATTTCGTGGAGCAGAAT
- the grxD gene encoding Grx4 family monothiol glutaredoxin, which yields MDALERIEKQVSENPIIVYMKGSPDFPQCGFSARVVQVLKSCGVEFAYVNIYEDEEIYRALPKYANWPTFPQLFVKGELVGGCDITLDLNESGELKKMLEEAAGLKA from the coding sequence ATGGACGCGCTCGAGCGCATTGAAAAGCAGGTTTCCGAAAATCCCATCATCGTCTACATGAAGGGCAGTCCGGATTTTCCCCAGTGTGGATTCTCCGCACGAGTTGTGCAGGTTCTGAAGTCCTGCGGGGTGGAGTTCGCCTACGTCAATATTTATGAAGACGAGGAGATTTACCGCGCGCTTCCGAAATATGCGAATTGGCCGACATTTCCGCAATTGTTCGTCAAGGGCGAACTGGTCGGCGGCTGCGACATCACGCTGGATCTCAACGAGTCCGGCGAGTTGAAGAAGATGCTGGAGGAGGCCGCAGGCCTCAAAGCCTGA
- the icd gene encoding isocitrate dehydrogenase (NADP(+)): protein MARHVRYPEAGEKVRIDNGKLLVPSQPIIGYVEGDGIGPDITRACLRVWDAAVEKAYGGERRIHWCEVFLGEKAAGLYDGDYCPAETLEALSDLVISIKGPLTTPVGGGFRSLNVALRQDLDLYACVRPVRHYAGVPSPLKAPGKVDVVIFRENTEDVYAGIEYKAGTPENLKLAKFLREELNAKFFNDAGLGVKPISEFGSKRLVRKAIQYAIDNGRESVTLVHKGNIMKFTEGAFRSWGYEVAREEFGEVTITEEQLYGEFKGKVPDGRIVIKDRIADIMFQMMLLRPEEFDVLATMNLNGDFLSDAIAAEVGGVGIAPGANMADHVAVFEATHGTAPKYANLNKVNPGSLLFSGVMMLEYMGWQEAADLITLAYPEVVTDGIVTYDFARQIDGATEVGTSQFADALIERLQGGIDLDAKRRAQQEQLMKERKQREIRRLLQPMEELVATGKVPTSVRDLMARSLITVTDEENVETAMHVMADAGVSSVVVEPDANGAWGILTKRDIVTKIVNGDRNPATTKVGEIATRPVVSVAAEASVREAASLLSRRNFSRLTIEEGGRVIGMITEDDIFSTVERFGWSE from the coding sequence ATGGCTCGACACGTTCGATACCCTGAAGCCGGCGAAAAAGTTCGCATCGACAATGGCAAGCTACTGGTGCCGAGCCAGCCGATCATTGGCTACGTCGAAGGTGACGGTATCGGCCCGGACATCACCCGGGCCTGTCTGCGGGTCTGGGACGCGGCGGTCGAAAAAGCGTACGGCGGCGAACGCAGGATCCACTGGTGCGAAGTGTTTCTCGGTGAAAAGGCGGCCGGGCTCTACGATGGCGACTACTGTCCCGCCGAAACGCTGGAGGCGCTCAGCGACCTCGTCATTTCGATCAAGGGGCCGCTGACCACGCCGGTCGGCGGCGGCTTTCGCTCGCTCAACGTCGCGTTGCGTCAGGATCTGGACCTGTACGCCTGCGTGCGCCCGGTCCGCCACTATGCCGGGGTGCCGAGTCCGCTGAAGGCTCCCGGCAAAGTTGACGTGGTGATCTTTCGTGAGAACACCGAAGACGTCTATGCCGGCATCGAATACAAGGCCGGCACGCCCGAAAACCTCAAGCTCGCCAAATTCCTGCGCGAAGAGCTGAACGCCAAGTTCTTCAATGACGCGGGCCTGGGCGTCAAGCCGATTTCGGAATTCGGTTCCAAGCGCTTGGTGCGCAAGGCCATCCAGTACGCGATCGACAATGGACGCGAATCGGTGACCCTGGTGCACAAGGGCAACATCATGAAGTTCACCGAAGGCGCGTTCCGCAGCTGGGGTTACGAGGTGGCGCGCGAGGAGTTCGGCGAGGTCACCATCACCGAGGAACAGCTCTACGGCGAGTTCAAGGGCAAGGTTCCAGACGGACGGATCGTCATCAAGGACCGTATCGCCGACATCATGTTCCAGATGATGCTGCTGCGTCCTGAGGAGTTCGACGTGCTCGCCACGATGAACCTCAACGGGGATTTTCTCTCCGACGCGATCGCGGCCGAGGTCGGCGGCGTCGGCATCGCGCCGGGCGCCAACATGGCCGACCACGTGGCGGTGTTCGAAGCAACGCACGGCACCGCGCCCAAGTACGCCAACCTCAACAAGGTCAACCCGGGGTCGCTGCTGTTTTCGGGCGTGATGATGCTGGAGTATATGGGGTGGCAGGAAGCCGCGGACCTGATCACCCTGGCCTATCCGGAAGTGGTCACCGACGGCATCGTCACCTATGATTTCGCTCGCCAGATCGACGGCGCCACTGAAGTCGGCACCTCACAGTTCGCCGACGCGCTGATCGAACGCCTTCAGGGCGGTATCGACCTGGATGCGAAGCGGCGCGCGCAGCAGGAACAGTTGATGAAGGAGCGCAAGCAGCGCGAAATCCGCCGTCTGCTGCAGCCCATGGAAGAGCTGGTCGCGACCGGCAAAGTCCCCACCTCGGTGCGCGACCTGATGGCGCGCTCCCTGATCACCGTGACCGACGAGGAAAACGTGGAGACCGCGATGCACGTGATGGCGGACGCGGGAGTCTCCAGCGTGGTGGTGGAGCCGGACGCGAATGGCGCCTGGGGTATCCTCACCAAGCGCGACATCGTCACCAAAATCGTCAATGGCGACCGGAATCCGGCGACCACCAAGGTCGGTGAGATCGCGACGAGGCCTGTGGTCTCGGTCGCGGCCGAAGCCTCTGTTCGGGAGGCGGCCAGCCTGCTGTCGAGGCGGAATTTCTCACGTCTGACAATCGAGGAAGGCGGGCGTGTGATCGGCATGATTACCGAAGACGATATCTTCTCCACGGTGGAGCGCTTCGGCTGGTCCGAGTGA
- a CDS encoding NAD(P)H-dependent flavin oxidoreductase: MALPKILEGRLSLPVVCSPMFIVSNPDLVIAQCKAGVVGSFPSLNARPAAMFEQWLQRIGAELEAHSQAHPEQPTAPFAVNLIVHRSNDRLLHDLELCVKYKVPIVITSLGARSDVNEAIHSYGGIVLHDIINDRFARKAIEKGADGLIAVAAGAGGHAGTTSPFALVQEIREWFDGPLLLSGCIANGRSVLAAQAMGADLAYIGSAFIATDEANAIGDYKQMVVDSHAADIVYTSQFSGVNGNYLKPSIARAGMDPDNLADGDASAMDFGTAEVSDGTVGPKAWKDIWGCGQGIGAIKAIESVGQRVERLLCEYQAARRALCG, encoded by the coding sequence ATGGCCTTGCCCAAGATTCTGGAAGGCCGGCTCAGCCTGCCGGTGGTATGTTCGCCGATGTTCATCGTCTCCAACCCGGACCTGGTGATCGCGCAGTGCAAGGCCGGCGTCGTCGGTTCATTTCCGTCACTCAACGCACGCCCCGCCGCGATGTTCGAGCAGTGGCTGCAACGCATCGGCGCCGAGCTCGAGGCGCACAGTCAGGCACATCCGGAGCAGCCCACCGCGCCGTTCGCCGTCAACCTGATCGTGCATCGGTCCAACGACCGTCTGCTGCATGATCTCGAGCTATGTGTGAAGTACAAGGTGCCGATCGTCATCACCTCGCTCGGTGCGCGCAGTGACGTCAACGAGGCGATTCACAGTTACGGCGGCATCGTGCTGCACGACATCATCAATGACCGTTTCGCGCGCAAGGCGATCGAGAAGGGGGCCGATGGCCTGATTGCCGTCGCTGCCGGCGCCGGTGGGCACGCGGGAACGACTTCGCCATTCGCGCTGGTGCAGGAAATTCGCGAATGGTTCGACGGTCCGCTGCTGCTGTCCGGTTGCATTGCCAACGGCCGTTCCGTGCTGGCGGCGCAGGCCATGGGGGCCGATCTGGCCTATATCGGATCGGCCTTCATCGCGACCGACGAGGCCAACGCGATCGGCGACTACAAGCAGATGGTGGTCGATAGCCACGCAGCGGACATCGTCTACACGAGCCAATTCAGCGGAGTGAACGGCAACTACCTGAAACCTTCGATCGCCCGCGCCGGGATGGACCCGGATAACCTGGCCGATGGTGACGCCAGCGCAATGGACTTCGGTACAGCCGAAGTGAGCGACGGTACGGTCGGCCCCAAGGCCTGGAAGGACATCTGGGGTTGTGGGCAGGGGATTGGAGCGATCAAGGCGATCGAGTCCGTCGGCCAGCGGGTGGAACGCCTGCTATGCGAGTACCAGGCTGCGCGCCGGGCGCTTTGCGGCTGA
- a CDS encoding IS630 family transposase translates to MARKTSRAALRMSDEERRELERLAQSRTAARREVERAGILLAYADGRGITEIERSLHVSRPTIYKCVDKALAAGVASGLKDRYHRPREAVITENAKAWVTHLDCRKPVELGLAAELWTLSELARYTREHAPAAGHACLAQAGKATIWRILNAQVVKPHRIRYYLEQRDPAFEEKMREVLLVYQDVALQNAQAAGPSPPAVITVSLDEKPGVQAIENTAPDLPPKPRAYAAWSRDHEYVRHGTLSILAALDLHDGHIIAQVHPRHRSREHICLLKELDAYYPAACTIRVILDNHSSHISKETMAYLATRPGRFVYVHTPKHGSWLNLIEMSFSKMARSFLRRIRVRSRDELKERILKGIAEMNAAPTVMRWKKFDLGLT, encoded by the coding sequence ATGGCACGCAAGACAAGTCGAGCGGCATTGCGAATGTCCGATGAGGAGCGCAGGGAGCTGGAGCGTTTGGCACAGTCGCGCACCGCGGCGCGACGAGAAGTGGAACGGGCGGGGATCTTGTTGGCCTATGCCGACGGCCGAGGGATCACCGAGATCGAGCGGTCCCTGCACGTCAGTCGTCCGACGATCTACAAATGCGTGGACAAGGCGCTCGCAGCGGGCGTCGCGTCGGGACTCAAGGACCGTTATCACCGTCCGCGCGAGGCGGTCATTACGGAGAATGCCAAGGCCTGGGTGACCCATCTAGATTGCCGCAAGCCGGTGGAATTGGGCTTGGCCGCAGAACTGTGGACGTTGAGCGAGTTGGCGCGTTACACGCGCGAGCATGCGCCAGCGGCGGGACACGCGTGCTTGGCGCAGGCGGGCAAGGCAACGATCTGGAGAATCCTCAACGCGCAGGTGGTCAAGCCGCATCGCATCCGGTACTACCTGGAGCAACGGGATCCGGCGTTCGAAGAAAAGATGCGCGAGGTTCTCTTGGTGTATCAGGACGTGGCGCTGCAGAACGCGCAGGCTGCTGGCCCGAGCCCACCGGCGGTGATCACCGTGAGTCTGGACGAAAAGCCCGGAGTACAGGCCATTGAGAACACGGCGCCCGATCTGCCGCCCAAGCCGCGAGCCTACGCGGCGTGGAGCCGAGACCACGAGTACGTCCGTCATGGGACGCTGTCGATCCTGGCCGCTCTGGATCTGCATGACGGCCACATCATCGCGCAGGTCCATCCGCGCCATCGCTCTCGCGAGCACATCTGTCTGCTCAAGGAGCTCGATGCCTACTACCCGGCTGCGTGCACGATCCGCGTGATTCTGGACAATCACTCGTCGCACATCTCGAAGGAGACCATGGCCTATCTGGCCACGCGTCCCGGCCGCTTTGTCTATGTGCATACGCCCAAGCATGGCTCGTGGCTCAACCTGATCGAGATGAGCTTCTCGAAAATGGCGCGCAGCTTCCTGCGTCGCATCCGCGTGCGCTCGCGCGACGAACTCAAGGAGCGCATCCTCAAGGGCATTGCCGAAATGAACGCAGCGCCAACCGTGATGCGCTGGAAGAAGTTCGACCTCGGGCTGACGTAA
- the nadB gene encoding L-aspartate oxidase: MNQRPESPEVLILGSGAAGLSLALRLADFGHRVTLASKGPLESGSTLWAQGGISAVLDETDSLESHVEDTLIAGAGLCDEAAVRFTVDRGPASIEWLINRGVDFTRDEDDPAQTRLHLTREGGHSHRRVVHAADATGRAVETTLSAMVAAHPNIHVREQCMAVDLIIDAQGQRVLGAYLLDIERGEVEAVAAKDVALATGGANMVYLYSSNPNGASGDGIAMAWRAGCRISNMEFMQFHPTILFHEESRSFLISEALRGEGAVLRRPDGSRFMDEFDARAELAPRDIVARAIDHEMKRLGADHVYLDITHRPAEFIRSHFPSIHAHCLELGIDITTEWIPVVPAAHYTCGGVLTDLRARTDIDGLYAIGEVACTGLHGANRMASNSLLECLAFAEAAAADIHERLPAQGWPESLHPWDDSQVTDSDEDVVVAHNWQEIRRFMWDYVGIVRSNKRLQRALRRVDLLRGEVEEYYGNYHISPNLLELRNLLVVADLIVRSALSRTESRGLHYTLDYPETTPGASATILPGRG; encoded by the coding sequence ATGAATCAAAGACCTGAGTCGCCGGAAGTCCTGATCCTCGGCAGCGGCGCTGCCGGGCTGTCGCTTGCCCTGCGCCTGGCCGACTTCGGCCATCGTGTCACTTTGGCGTCCAAGGGACCACTGGAAAGCGGCTCCACTTTGTGGGCTCAGGGCGGCATTTCCGCGGTTCTCGACGAAACCGACTCGCTGGAGTCGCATGTCGAGGACACCCTCATCGCCGGCGCCGGCCTGTGCGACGAAGCTGCGGTTCGCTTCACCGTCGACCGCGGGCCCGCCAGCATCGAATGGCTGATCAATCGCGGTGTGGACTTCACGCGCGACGAGGACGATCCCGCGCAGACGCGGCTGCACCTCACCCGCGAGGGCGGGCACTCGCACCGCCGCGTGGTCCATGCCGCCGATGCCACGGGCCGCGCCGTGGAAACCACGCTGTCAGCAATGGTGGCCGCTCACCCCAACATCCATGTGCGTGAGCAATGCATGGCGGTGGACCTGATCATCGACGCGCAGGGCCAGCGCGTGCTCGGCGCCTATCTGCTCGACATCGAACGTGGCGAAGTCGAGGCCGTCGCCGCCAAGGACGTGGCGCTCGCCACCGGTGGCGCCAACATGGTCTACCTGTATTCGAGCAACCCCAACGGCGCCTCCGGAGACGGCATCGCCATGGCCTGGCGGGCCGGCTGCCGCATCAGCAACATGGAATTCATGCAATTCCACCCCACGATCCTGTTCCACGAAGAATCAAGGTCGTTCCTGATTTCCGAGGCCTTGCGCGGCGAAGGCGCGGTACTGCGCCGCCCGGACGGCAGCCGCTTCATGGACGAATTCGACGCACGCGCCGAACTCGCTCCGCGCGATATCGTGGCGCGCGCGATCGACCACGAAATGAAGCGGCTCGGTGCCGACCACGTCTACCTGGACATCACTCACCGCCCCGCCGAATTCATTCGCAGCCACTTCCCTTCGATTCATGCACACTGCCTGGAACTGGGCATCGACATCACCACCGAATGGATCCCGGTCGTCCCGGCCGCACACTACACCTGCGGCGGCGTACTGACCGACCTGCGGGCGCGCACCGATATCGACGGCCTCTACGCCATTGGTGAAGTCGCCTGCACCGGCCTGCACGGCGCCAATCGCATGGCCTCCAATTCACTGCTCGAATGCCTGGCGTTCGCCGAAGCAGCTGCGGCCGATATTCACGAACGCCTGCCCGCCCAAGGCTGGCCCGAATCACTGCATCCCTGGGACGACTCGCAAGTCACCGATTCCGACGAGGATGTGGTGGTGGCGCACAACTGGCAGGAAATCCGCCGCTTCATGTGGGACTACGTCGGCATCGTGCGCAGCAACAAGCGCCTGCAGCGCGCCCTGCGCAGGGTCGACCTGCTGCGTGGCGAGGTCGAGGAGTACTACGGCAACTACCACATCAGCCCGAATCTACTGGAACTGCGCAACCTGCTCGTGGTCGCCGATCTGATCGTGCGCTCCGCGCTGTCGCGCACCGAATCACGCGGCCTGCACTACACCCTGGACTATCCGGAAACCACGCCCGGCGCGAGCGCCACGATACTGCCCGGGCGCGGCTGA
- the rpoE gene encoding RNA polymerase sigma factor RpoE: protein MSDDQIDQQLVAKVQAGDKRAFDVLVRKYQNKVIQLVTRLVGDADSMDVAQESFIKAYRAINGFRGQSAFYTWLYRIAINTSKNHLVSRNRRPALQDIDVQDAELYGHTEHLSDVDTPEAQLLTEEIKSQVAESIAKLPADLRQAVTLRELEGLSYEEIAEVMDCPIGTVRSRIFRARAAIDAAIAPLLDHVPERSQP, encoded by the coding sequence ATGAGCGACGATCAGATCGATCAACAATTGGTGGCGAAAGTGCAGGCGGGCGACAAGCGCGCTTTCGACGTGCTCGTTCGCAAGTATCAGAACAAGGTCATTCAATTGGTCACCCGCCTGGTTGGCGATGCCGATTCCATGGACGTGGCCCAGGAAAGCTTCATCAAGGCCTACCGGGCGATCAACGGTTTTCGCGGACAGTCTGCGTTCTACACCTGGCTCTACCGCATCGCGATCAACACTTCGAAGAATCATCTGGTATCGCGCAATCGTCGTCCCGCGCTGCAGGACATCGATGTTCAGGACGCGGAACTTTACGGGCATACCGAACATCTGAGCGACGTCGATACGCCGGAGGCGCAGTTGCTCACCGAAGAAATCAAGAGCCAGGTGGCCGAATCCATCGCCAAGCTGCCGGCGGATCTGCGTCAGGCGGTCACGCTGCGCGAACTCGAAGGGCTCAGCTACGAGGAGATCGCGGAGGTCATGGACTGCCCGATCGGCACCGTGCGCTCCCGCATTTTCAGGGCGCGGGCGGCGATTGATGCCGCTATCGCACCATTGCTCGATCACGTACCGGAGCGCTCACAGCCATGA
- a CDS encoding sigma-E factor negative regulatory protein, producing MSEELVSALLDGECDDHEIERALAAFERDEAARAGFSRMQYVRDASRGVVAAFDPSFADRVMLAIGDEIPDGGHGLSGGVSGNVVPLRRRRPVWVQASGFAVAASVVAAVVVGVMVNGPELGEVQIASQNDDSYVSPVAMSAPATVAPATVANGATVQTVATVPQTSPAMTRQAAQLRWAQIEDAQARQLNNYLIDYSNYRSVQGVGGTLGYARFAAHTADYRSQED from the coding sequence ATGTCCGAAGAACTGGTTTCCGCGTTACTGGACGGCGAATGCGACGATCATGAGATCGAACGCGCATTGGCTGCATTCGAACGCGACGAGGCCGCGCGCGCTGGTTTCAGTCGCATGCAATACGTACGGGATGCGTCGCGCGGTGTCGTGGCAGCATTCGATCCTTCGTTTGCCGATCGGGTCATGCTCGCCATCGGTGATGAGATCCCGGATGGCGGACATGGCTTGTCTGGCGGCGTATCTGGCAACGTCGTGCCCTTGCGCCGCCGTCGACCGGTCTGGGTGCAGGCCTCCGGCTTCGCCGTCGCCGCCAGCGTGGTGGCGGCTGTGGTGGTCGGTGTGATGGTCAACGGCCCCGAACTCGGTGAAGTACAGATCGCCAGTCAGAACGACGACAGCTATGTTTCGCCGGTGGCGATGTCTGCGCCAGCGACCGTAGCGCCGGCGACCGTAGCCAACGGCGCCACGGTGCAAACGGTGGCGACGGTGCCGCAGACCTCGCCGGCCATGACGCGTCAGGCCGCGCAGTTGCGCTGGGCCCAGATCGAGGATGCTCAGGCGCGTCAGCTCAACAACTATCTGATCGATTACAGCAATTACCGGTCGGTGCAGGGGGTGGGGGGTACCCTTGGCTACGCCCGGTTTGCCGCGCATACCGCCGACTACCGGTCGCAGGAAGACTGA
- a CDS encoding MucB/RseB C-terminal domain-containing protein, with protein MLRGRRWAVACCLFAWCGQAAMAAESDSALPAKQKDVSEDVAADWLTRMSESARQANYQGVVVYRSGEVLESLHVVHGFDGGTVRERLVSMSGEPREILREDDEVTCILPREKKITVDFRSKATGLFPSLPRETINQLRAYYEFNVIGRMRIADHQCRGVRIQPKDAYRYGYEFWVDETTGVPLKLSLLDEDGRVLEQLMFTEVTFPKTIAAEDFQTTQDLSGFQKVTQRVSARPPSAVAAWIVDQVPPGFRLMTRDLRQMRGDNDVVEHLLFSDGLSAVSIYAAVTSSSDGKAFEGVSHMGAVNAFGRMLGTHHLTVVGEVPQATVKMIGGAVRAAPADTQTASP; from the coding sequence ATGCTGAGGGGACGCCGGTGGGCCGTGGCCTGCTGCCTGTTTGCGTGGTGCGGCCAGGCGGCGATGGCGGCGGAGTCCGATAGCGCTCTGCCGGCCAAGCAGAAGGACGTGAGCGAGGACGTGGCGGCCGATTGGCTGACGCGTATGAGCGAATCGGCACGGCAAGCCAATTATCAGGGCGTGGTCGTCTATCGCAGCGGTGAAGTGCTCGAATCCCTGCATGTGGTCCATGGTTTCGATGGCGGCACGGTGCGGGAACGCCTGGTCTCCATGTCGGGTGAGCCGCGTGAAATCCTGCGTGAGGATGACGAGGTCACCTGCATACTGCCGCGCGAGAAGAAGATCACGGTGGACTTTCGAAGCAAGGCCACGGGTCTGTTCCCCAGCCTGCCGCGCGAAACCATCAATCAACTGCGCGCGTACTACGAATTCAACGTGATCGGCCGCATGCGCATCGCGGATCATCAGTGTCGCGGTGTCCGTATCCAGCCCAAGGATGCCTACCGTTACGGTTATGAATTCTGGGTCGATGAGACCACCGGTGTGCCGCTGAAACTGTCCTTGCTGGACGAAGACGGCCGCGTGCTGGAACAGTTGATGTTCACCGAGGTCACGTTCCCCAAGACCATCGCCGCCGAAGACTTCCAGACCACCCAGGATCTCAGCGGCTTCCAGAAAGTCACGCAACGCGTTTCCGCCAGGCCGCCGAGCGCGGTTGCGGCATGGATCGTCGATCAGGTTCCTCCTGGTTTCCGTCTGATGACGCGCGATCTGCGCCAGATGCGCGGCGATAACGATGTCGTCGAGCACTTGTTGTTCTCGGATGGCTTGTCGGCGGTTTCGATTTACGCGGCGGTCACCTCCTCCTCCGATGGCAAGGCGTTCGAGGGTGTGTCGCATATGGGCGCGGTCAACGCGTTTGGCCGTATGCTCGGCACGCATCATTTGACGGTGGTCGGCGAAGTGCCGCAGGCTACCGTGAAAATGATCGGGGGCGCGGTGCGCGCCGCCCCAGCCGATACGCAAACAGCCTCGCCGTGA
- a CDS encoding SoxR reducing system RseC family protein, whose translation MIEERAIVYKVADGRILVQAISPSNCPRCAEGRGCGGGVLARLVTARRPGLQAKSRIANLREGEMVVVGVDESVLIRASLLLWLAPLGSMIAAGAFADRLLDAADILVGAFGIVGLVAGFVWVCWRVGGLDSARFQPMILRRDERVDVVCPRLS comes from the coding sequence GTGATCGAAGAGCGCGCCATCGTCTACAAGGTGGCCGACGGCAGAATTCTGGTTCAAGCGATTTCCCCCTCCAACTGTCCGCGCTGCGCGGAAGGACGTGGCTGTGGCGGTGGCGTGTTGGCGCGACTGGTGACGGCGCGGCGTCCCGGGCTGCAGGCCAAGTCGCGCATCGCGAATCTGCGCGAAGGCGAGATGGTCGTGGTTGGCGTGGACGAATCGGTCCTGATCCGAGCTTCGCTGCTGCTTTGGTTGGCGCCGCTGGGTTCGATGATTGCCGCCGGCGCCTTTGCCGACCGCCTGCTCGACGCCGCGGATATACTGGTGGGCGCTTTTGGTATCGTCGGTCTGGTCGCCGGTTTCGTTTGGGTATGCTGGCGGGTCGGGGGGCTCGATTCTGCCCGTTTTCAGCCGATGATCCTGCGGCGCGACGAAAGGGTCGACGTGGTGTGCCCCAGGCTGTCATAA
- a CDS encoding DegQ family serine endoprotease: MSVAPRLSVLSTLAAGLVLLVGCAKDSGYPNFVDIVDRASPSVVNISTVSRVDAGMTRDMPEFAPLPFEAPGGSDAPMEDMESLGSGFVLWSDGYIVTNRHVVRDADEIIVRLLDRRQFAASVVGIDERSDIALLKIDARGLPAARIGDSELLRVGEWVLAIGSPFGFDHSVTSGIVSAKGRNLASEQYVPFIQTDVAINQGNSGGPLFNLKGEVVGVNSQIYSQTGGYMGISFAIPIDVALKVAEQLRDRGQVLRGWLGVVVQPITRELAQSFGMNRPEGALVARVMPNSPAERAGLRTGDIILNFNGRVLPSSEALPPLVGNTDPGDLVPLQLLRDGERMAVNVTIGVLAAEGNQDSGIAPSAPSSGPIDRTGSLGLVIEPLTPEDRQREQVVSGGVLVAEVDAGPARDAGLRAGDVILSIGGSTVDSPARFDEVVKRLAPGQQAPILVQRRGAPLFLAIKAPPR, translated from the coding sequence ATGTCCGTCGCACCGCGACTGAGCGTCTTGTCCACACTGGCCGCCGGTCTGGTGCTGCTGGTCGGCTGTGCCAAGGACTCCGGCTATCCGAATTTCGTGGACATCGTCGACCGGGCCAGCCCATCGGTCGTCAACATCAGCACGGTCTCGCGCGTCGATGCCGGGATGACGAGAGATATGCCGGAATTCGCGCCGTTGCCGTTCGAGGCGCCGGGCGGCAGCGATGCGCCGATGGAAGACATGGAATCGCTCGGTTCCGGATTCGTATTGTGGTCGGACGGCTACATTGTGACCAATCGCCACGTGGTGCGTGATGCCGACGAGATTATCGTGCGCCTGCTGGACCGGCGACAGTTCGCCGCCTCCGTGGTCGGCATCGACGAGCGCAGCGACATCGCCCTGCTCAAGATCGACGCCCGCGGCCTGCCTGCGGCGCGCATCGGCGACAGCGAACTCCTGCGCGTCGGTGAATGGGTGCTGGCGATCGGTTCGCCGTTCGGTTTCGACCATTCCGTGACCTCCGGCATCGTCTCCGCCAAGGGACGCAATCTGGCCTCGGAGCAGTACGTTCCGTTCATCCAGACCGACGTGGCGATCAATCAGGGCAATTCGGGCGGGCCGCTATTCAATCTCAAGGGTGAGGTCGTCGGCGTCAATTCCCAGATCTACAGCCAGACCGGCGGCTACATGGGGATCTCGTTCGCGATTCCGATCGATGTGGCGCTCAAGGTGGCCGAACAACTGCGGGACCGCGGCCAGGTGCTGCGCGGCTGGCTCGGCGTGGTGGTGCAGCCGATCACGCGTGAACTGGCGCAGTCGTTCGGCATGAACCGCCCCGAAGGCGCACTGGTCGCGCGGGTCATGCCGAACAGCCCGGCTGAACGCGCGGGGCTGCGCACTGGCGACATCATCCTCAATTTCAATGGCCGCGTGCTGCCCAGCTCCGAGGCGCTGCCGCCGCTGGTGGGCAATACCGATCCCGGCGATTTGGTGCCCTTGCAGCTGCTGCGCGACGGCGAGCGCATGGCGGTGAACGTGACGATCGGCGTGCTTGCCGCCGAAGGCAATCAGGACAGTGGAATCGCACCGTCGGCGCCGTCATCCGGGCCGATCGACCGCACCGGTTCGCTGGGCTTGGTGATCGAGCCGCTCACGCCCGAAGATCGTCAGCGCGAGCAGGTGGTGTCGGGCGGCGTTCTCGTGGCCGAGGTAGATGCCGGCCCGGCACGCGATGCCGGCTTGCGGGCGGGTGATGTCATTCTTTCGATTGGCGGGAGCACGGTGGATAGTCCGGCGCGCTTCGATGAGGTCGTGAAAAGACTCGCACCGGGGCAGCAGGCGCCGATTCTGGTGCAGCGTCGTGGAGCGCCGCTGTTCCTTGCGATCAAGGCACCGCCACGGTGA